In a single window of the Deinococcus yavapaiensis KR-236 genome:
- a CDS encoding GDP-mannose 4,6-dehydratase — protein sequence MNQAFWNGKRVLVTGATGLVGSWLTRRLVNLGASVTVLVRDWDPQSDLVRSDLIRKVGVVNGCLEEYRDVERAINEHEIDTVFHLGAQTIVGTALRNPLSTFEANIRGSYNLFEACRVHAKLVKRVLVASSDKAYGESDVLPYVETMPVNGRHPYDVSKSCTDLLAQTYHHTYDLPVVVARCGNIYGGGDLNWSRIVPGTIRSLYEGQRPVVRSDGTLTRDYVYVEDAVDSYLLMAESAERPDVRGEVFNFGPDRPLSVLDVICAVQRVMNRPDLPPVILNEAKAEIPHQYLDSRKAERLLGWRPRYELDEGLARTVRWYEQFLAERSA from the coding sequence GTGAACCAAGCCTTCTGGAATGGCAAGCGTGTGCTCGTCACCGGCGCGACCGGCTTGGTCGGTTCTTGGCTCACCCGGCGGCTCGTCAATCTGGGGGCGAGCGTGACGGTCCTCGTGCGTGACTGGGATCCTCAAAGCGACCTCGTGCGCAGCGACCTCATCCGCAAGGTCGGCGTCGTGAACGGTTGCCTCGAAGAGTACCGGGATGTCGAGCGCGCCATCAACGAGCACGAGATCGACACGGTCTTTCATCTCGGGGCGCAGACGATCGTGGGTACGGCCCTACGCAATCCCCTGTCCACCTTCGAGGCCAACATTCGTGGAAGCTACAATCTCTTCGAGGCGTGCCGCGTCCATGCCAAACTCGTGAAGCGTGTTCTTGTCGCGTCGAGCGACAAGGCATATGGGGAAAGCGACGTCTTACCGTACGTCGAGACGATGCCCGTCAACGGTCGACATCCCTACGACGTGTCGAAGTCCTGCACGGATCTCCTCGCCCAAACGTACCATCACACGTACGATCTCCCCGTGGTGGTCGCTCGGTGCGGCAATATCTACGGTGGCGGCGACCTCAACTGGAGCCGAATCGTACCGGGAACGATTCGCAGTTTGTACGAAGGGCAACGTCCGGTGGTGCGCAGTGACGGAACGCTTACGCGTGATTACGTGTACGTCGAGGACGCCGTGGACTCGTACCTGCTGATGGCCGAGTCGGCAGAGCGTCCCGACGTGCGTGGCGAGGTGTTCAACTTCGGCCCTGATCGTCCTCTGAGCGTCCTCGACGTCATTTGTGCGGTGCAGCGCGTCATGAATCGCCCGGACCTTCCCCCCGTGATCCTCAACGAGGCGAAAGCGGAAATCCCCCATCAGTACTTGGACTCTCGAAAAGCCGAGCGCTTGCTGGGTTGGCGCCCTCGGTACGAACTCGATGAAGGCCTGGCGCGCACGGTGCGCTGGTATGAACAATTCCTCGCGGAGCGATCAGCATGA
- a CDS encoding nitroreductase family protein, translating into MNPDDVKAFFDAHWTVRAFQPVAMPAEHLDVLLHAAQRAPTDATAQMYSFVRLVDSALRGKIAELTHNPHFATASEALVVCADVHRLRLLLERGDFTYGSWSAASVHFAIGDAVLAGQNLLTAAEMLGYRGCWIGGVLSALPEIVDLLRLPSGVVPFSGLVVGVPAEAPRTRPRVARDLVVHQDAYREPSPEELDGALADMASITARGNWAQSLARYFASDGTMEAREVLLRRVLLRQGFDHVRLPGEVASDPLTESLDALFEAAERAGFSDVRVRRRGGGFEAWLDRVEVAHRGDGSSPSEALRSAIADAERSA; encoded by the coding sequence GTGAATCCTGACGACGTGAAAGCGTTCTTCGACGCGCACTGGACGGTGCGCGCCTTCCAGCCTGTCGCCATGCCCGCCGAGCACTTGGACGTCCTGCTGCACGCCGCGCAGCGAGCGCCGACGGACGCGACGGCGCAAATGTACAGCTTCGTTCGGCTCGTCGACTCGGCGCTGCGAGGAAAGATCGCCGAGCTCACGCACAATCCGCATTTCGCCACGGCGAGTGAAGCGCTCGTGGTTTGCGCGGACGTGCATCGTCTGCGCCTCTTGTTGGAGCGAGGTGACTTCACGTACGGCTCGTGGTCGGCGGCAAGCGTGCACTTCGCCATCGGGGACGCGGTGCTGGCGGGGCAGAACCTTTTGACGGCGGCGGAGATGCTGGGCTACCGAGGATGCTGGATCGGCGGGGTGTTGAGCGCCTTGCCCGAAATCGTGGACTTGCTGCGCTTGCCGAGCGGCGTGGTCCCGTTCTCGGGTCTCGTGGTAGGCGTGCCCGCCGAGGCTCCGAGGACACGTCCGCGTGTGGCACGCGACCTCGTCGTGCATCAGGACGCGTACCGCGAACCGAGCCCCGAGGAGCTTGACGGCGCCCTCGCGGACATGGCCTCCATCACGGCGCGCGGCAATTGGGCGCAGAGCCTGGCGCGGTACTTCGCGTCGGACGGCACGATGGAAGCGCGAGAAGTGCTGCTTCGCCGCGTGCTGCTTCGGCAAGGCTTCGATCACGTTCGTCTCCCCGGGGAAGTGGCGAGCGATCCTCTCACCGAGTCGCTCGACGCGTTGTTCGAGGCGGCGGAACGGGCGGGCTTTTCGGACGTGCGCGTGCGGCGGCGCGGCGGCGGATTCGAAGCGTGGCTGGACCGTGTGGAGGTCGCGCACCGTGGTGA
- a CDS encoding glycosyltransferase family 2 protein, with the protein MKPTISILIPTYNRVGLLKKSLLSALSQDFEDFEVVVSDNASTDDTPIFLQEMLNGAGHPRLKVVRQSSNIGMARNWDVLVKLARGRFFLVLSDDDVLEPSALRVLYDALTQTFEAPLAFCAVRGIDEADEVKFTRSAPNGSLDALSFAYGVLSGRFYPCLCATLYDREKFMATLSFSGSQCQMAMDTVVLLKLALRYRNVGSTSTFASCYRIHNNSASSSSSIDLWMRDMELLAQEVELEAASVLQDDLERAQLKQWLEVYRAHMLRHLLLSSPRPNRTIFEAYMKHTSKLTVLGIWDMVILTARLIIPTPIEAILKRMRTIVYPQSVL; encoded by the coding sequence GTGAAACCTACCATCAGTATTCTGATTCCGACCTACAACCGTGTAGGTTTGCTGAAGAAGTCGTTGCTTAGTGCACTCTCACAGGATTTTGAGGATTTTGAAGTTGTCGTTAGCGACAACGCATCAACCGACGACACCCCTATCTTTCTCCAAGAGATGCTTAACGGAGCTGGACATCCTCGCTTAAAGGTGGTGCGGCAATCTTCTAATATCGGTATGGCACGAAATTGGGATGTGCTTGTGAAATTAGCGCGTGGTCGCTTTTTCCTCGTATTGTCTGATGACGACGTTCTCGAGCCGTCGGCACTTCGTGTCCTTTATGATGCACTAACTCAAACCTTTGAGGCTCCGCTCGCCTTCTGTGCAGTGCGGGGCATTGACGAAGCTGACGAAGTCAAGTTCACTCGATCGGCGCCAAACGGCTCTCTCGATGCCTTGAGCTTTGCCTACGGCGTCTTGAGCGGCCGATTTTATCCTTGTTTATGCGCTACACTTTATGATCGCGAGAAGTTCATGGCCACCTTGAGTTTTTCAGGAAGCCAGTGCCAGATGGCGATGGATACTGTTGTACTGTTAAAGCTAGCCCTTCGTTATAGAAATGTAGGGTCAACATCCACATTTGCGAGTTGTTACCGTATTCATAATAACAGCGCCTCCAGTTCTTCGAGCATTGACTTATGGATGCGAGACATGGAGTTGCTAGCTCAAGAAGTCGAGCTAGAGGCTGCATCTGTGTTGCAGGACGATTTGGAACGTGCACAGCTAAAGCAATGGCTTGAGGTGTATCGTGCGCACATGCTTCGGCACCTGTTGCTCTCCTCGCCTCGCCCAAACCGTACGATCTTCGAGGCATATATGAAGCACACGTCGAAATTGACAGTTCTAGGTATATGGGACATGGTAATTCTGACTGCTCGCCTCATTATACCCACTCCTATAGAGGCAATCTTAAAACGCATGCGTACGATAGTCTATCCACAATCTGTACTCTGA
- the rfbH gene encoding lipopolysaccharide biosynthesis protein RfbH, whose amino-acid sequence MTTTPDPKTQTTPETPVSDAESLRRQILELTRKYQAAKWPKGEFVPGVTPVPVSGKVFDADEVELVVDAGLDFWLTTGRFAKQFEREFARWMDVRHCLLVNSGSSANLVALSALTSPQLGDRRLKPGDEVITAAEGFPTTVNPIVQNGLVPVFLDAHIPTYNIDPTRLEEAVTPRTKAIMIAHTLGNPFDLDAVMAVAKRHGLWVIEDTCDAVGAEYKGKKVGTFGDLATVSFYPAHHMTMGEGGAVLTNQPLLKKLVESFRDWGRDCWCEPGVDNTCGKRFDWQLGDLPCGYDHKYTYSHIGYNLKLTDMQAAVGVAQLRKLDYFIERRRENFTYLRERLKSLQNVLILPEATAGSEPSWFGFPITVRDDASITRNELVRFLEARKIGTRLLFAGNLTKQPAYKDVNYRIVGGTENTDVVMNATFWVGIYPALEREHLDFIADSIAEALGASKDV is encoded by the coding sequence ATGACGACCACACCCGATCCGAAGACCCAAACTACGCCCGAGACGCCCGTGAGCGACGCCGAGAGTCTGCGTCGCCAAATCCTGGAGCTCACCCGCAAATACCAAGCGGCGAAGTGGCCGAAAGGCGAGTTCGTGCCCGGTGTCACGCCCGTACCCGTGAGCGGCAAGGTATTCGACGCTGACGAAGTCGAACTGGTCGTGGACGCCGGGCTCGACTTCTGGCTCACGACAGGTCGATTCGCGAAGCAGTTCGAGCGCGAGTTCGCCCGCTGGATGGACGTGCGGCACTGCCTGCTCGTCAACTCGGGCAGTAGTGCCAACCTCGTCGCGTTGAGCGCGCTCACTTCGCCTCAACTCGGCGATCGCCGTCTCAAGCCCGGCGACGAGGTCATCACGGCGGCAGAAGGCTTCCCGACGACCGTCAACCCGATCGTGCAGAACGGCCTCGTTCCCGTCTTCCTCGACGCTCACATCCCGACGTACAACATCGATCCGACACGGCTGGAGGAGGCGGTGACGCCTCGCACGAAGGCCATCATGATCGCCCATACGCTCGGCAATCCCTTCGATCTCGACGCCGTCATGGCCGTCGCCAAACGGCATGGCCTCTGGGTGATCGAGGATACGTGCGACGCCGTCGGGGCGGAATACAAAGGCAAGAAAGTCGGGACGTTCGGCGACCTTGCCACTGTCAGTTTCTACCCGGCGCATCACATGACGATGGGGGAAGGCGGCGCGGTCCTGACAAATCAGCCGCTTCTCAAGAAGCTCGTGGAGTCGTTTCGTGACTGGGGCCGAGACTGCTGGTGCGAGCCCGGCGTGGACAACACGTGCGGCAAGCGCTTCGATTGGCAACTCGGCGACTTGCCGTGTGGCTACGATCACAAGTACACCTACTCCCACATCGGCTACAACTTGAAACTGACGGACATGCAGGCCGCGGTCGGCGTGGCGCAACTCCGAAAACTTGATTACTTCATCGAGCGGCGACGCGAAAACTTCACGTACCTGCGCGAGCGTCTGAAATCGCTGCAGAACGTCTTGATCCTGCCTGAAGCCACGGCGGGATCCGAACCCAGCTGGTTCGGCTTCCCGATCACCGTGCGCGACGACGCGTCCATCACGCGCAACGAGCTCGTGCGCTTCTTGGAAGCGCGCAAGATCGGCACGCGCCTCCTGTTCGCCGGGAACCTCACGAAGCAGCCCGCGTACAAGGACGTCAATTACCGAATCGTGGGCGGCACTGAGAATACGGACGTCGTCATGAACGCGACGTTCTGGGTAGGCATCTATCCTGCTTTGGAGCGCGAGCACCTCGACTTCATCGCCGACTCGATCGCCGAAGCGCTCGGCGCGTCGAAGGACGTGTGA
- the pyrE gene encoding orotate phosphoribosyltransferase has protein sequence MDVLDLYRSAGALHEGRFLLASGRHSPMFLQSTTVLQHPHLAERIGRAMAEKVRAEGLTPAFVIGPAMGGVTLAYEVARHLGVRALFAEKDGAGGMRVREAFDIARGEPFLAVEDVVTTGGSVLKAVDAARKRGGTPLAVACIVDRRQTPAPLGGLPLLSLAHLYFETYAPDDVPAWLAERPLQEI, from the coding sequence ATGGATGTCCTCGACCTTTACCGCTCGGCCGGAGCGCTTCACGAAGGACGCTTCCTGCTCGCGTCCGGACGGCACTCCCCGATGTTCTTGCAGTCCACGACCGTGCTGCAACACCCGCACCTCGCCGAGCGGATCGGCCGCGCGATGGCCGAGAAGGTACGTGCCGAGGGCCTCACGCCCGCGTTCGTGATCGGGCCGGCCATGGGCGGCGTGACCCTCGCGTACGAAGTCGCCCGCCACCTCGGCGTACGCGCCCTGTTCGCCGAGAAGGACGGCGCGGGAGGCATGCGCGTTCGAGAAGCATTCGACATCGCCCGGGGAGAGCCGTTCCTCGCCGTGGAGGACGTCGTCACGACGGGCGGCAGCGTTCTCAAGGCCGTGGACGCCGCTCGCAAACGCGGCGGGACACCCCTCGCCGTCGCGTGCATCGTCGACCGGCGCCAAACGCCCGCGCCCCTCGGCGGCTTGCCCCTGCTGAGCCTCGCGCACCTGTACTTTGAGACGTACGCGCCCGACGACGTGCCCGCCTGGCTCGCCGAACGACCCCTCCAGGAAATCTGA
- the rfbF gene encoding glucose-1-phosphate cytidylyltransferase: protein MILAGGLGTRLAEETSIRPKPMVEVGGKPMLWHIMNIYAAHGINEFIIALGYRGEVIKEYFLNFYAINNDITVDLQSGTTTIHDGNQPNWRVHLVDTGANTQTGGRLARVRPWLGNDETFMATYGDGVADVDIRALLAFHERHGKLATVTMVRPPSRFGGVETEGDVVTHFNEKPQTGEGWINGGFFVLHRRVLDYIDGDDSIWERGPLEAITREGELMGYRHEGFWQPMDTLRERQLLEELWNSGRAPWRVW, encoded by the coding sequence GTGATTTTGGCGGGCGGTTTGGGTACCCGTCTCGCGGAGGAAACCTCGATTCGACCAAAGCCGATGGTCGAAGTCGGCGGCAAGCCAATGCTATGGCACATCATGAACATCTACGCCGCTCACGGCATCAACGAGTTCATCATTGCCTTGGGATACAGGGGAGAAGTCATCAAGGAATACTTCCTGAACTTCTATGCGATCAACAACGACATCACCGTTGATCTGCAGTCCGGCACGACCACCATCCACGACGGTAACCAGCCCAATTGGCGTGTGCACCTTGTGGATACCGGCGCGAACACACAGACGGGCGGCCGACTCGCGCGTGTGCGCCCGTGGTTGGGCAACGACGAAACCTTCATGGCGACGTACGGTGACGGCGTGGCCGACGTCGACATTCGCGCGCTGCTCGCCTTTCACGAACGGCACGGCAAACTCGCGACCGTCACGATGGTGCGGCCTCCGTCGCGGTTCGGCGGTGTCGAAACGGAGGGCGACGTCGTCACGCATTTCAACGAGAAACCTCAGACGGGCGAAGGGTGGATCAACGGAGGCTTCTTCGTACTCCACCGCCGCGTCCTCGATTACATCGACGGCGACGATAGTATCTGGGAGCGTGGGCCGCTGGAGGCGATCACGCGCGAGGGCGAGTTGATGGGCTACCGCCACGAAGGCTTTTGGCAACCGATGGACACGCTTCGAGAACGACAACTGCTCGAGGAGCTTTGGAACTCGGGCCGAGCTCCGTGGAGGGTGTGGTGA
- a CDS encoding lipopolysaccharide biosynthesis protein has product MKPLLKKAATLLLGSGLSNLSGLLVFTFVVRFASKEDYGVYAFTQSLLVWSAILVQYAMSITGTALIAREPHNRVAETTSSILWLRFAIACVVGVLFLVLALSSEGLERALFLTNIPLLFAAALQLDFLALAQERVGVLSSTQSAAALFYVVASVASLVSGAPLWCLPLFQAIGQLGSAWMQRGHLLSSGTLIDFRGAREQAMYLFRVGWPATAAQFVLLGYYSVDLLTLRLTSHVSTASLGEYAATSRLMQAGILPLAAIANALAPRYGASVGRAHDLMTTVRAFLHLALVIGVLGGVVFASLAPWTLEAISGRQMWEAREVASIFGLVYFVIALHSPFSIALAYAGSRNAYLVANTLTFLSTLACCLVLVPTFGLVGAAWSLCIGVLVLVSYSFLAYRSLLRSFEGGRA; this is encoded by the coding sequence ATGAAGCCTTTGTTGAAGAAAGCAGCTACCCTCCTGCTCGGCTCCGGCTTGTCCAACCTCAGCGGTCTTTTGGTCTTCACGTTCGTCGTTCGCTTCGCAAGCAAAGAAGACTACGGTGTTTATGCCTTCACGCAGAGCCTGCTTGTCTGGTCGGCGATTCTCGTGCAATATGCCATGTCGATCACCGGCACAGCACTTATCGCGCGCGAACCCCACAACCGGGTAGCGGAAACGACGTCGTCGATCTTGTGGCTGCGCTTCGCGATCGCATGCGTGGTCGGGGTGCTGTTTCTAGTGCTTGCCCTGAGTAGCGAGGGCTTGGAGCGCGCGTTGTTCCTCACCAACATTCCTCTCTTGTTCGCTGCGGCCCTACAACTTGACTTCCTTGCCCTCGCGCAGGAGCGCGTAGGGGTCTTGTCGAGCACACAAAGCGCCGCAGCCCTTTTCTATGTCGTCGCGTCCGTCGCAAGCCTCGTTTCAGGAGCACCCCTATGGTGTCTGCCGCTGTTTCAGGCGATCGGCCAACTTGGATCAGCGTGGATGCAACGGGGGCACTTGCTATCGTCGGGAACTTTGATTGATTTTCGCGGAGCACGTGAGCAAGCGATGTATTTGTTTCGGGTAGGGTGGCCTGCGACCGCCGCCCAGTTCGTGCTGCTTGGATACTACAGCGTCGATCTCTTGACGTTGCGGTTGACGTCACACGTGAGTACTGCCAGTCTAGGCGAGTACGCGGCGACAAGCCGGCTCATGCAGGCAGGTATATTGCCCCTTGCGGCGATCGCTAATGCTCTCGCGCCTCGCTACGGCGCCTCGGTCGGCCGCGCACATGATCTCATGACTACCGTTCGGGCGTTTTTGCACCTTGCGCTCGTTATTGGCGTGCTCGGTGGGGTGGTATTCGCTTCGCTCGCGCCTTGGACACTTGAAGCGATCAGCGGTCGGCAGATGTGGGAAGCGCGCGAAGTTGCTAGCATCTTTGGGCTCGTTTATTTCGTAATTGCCCTTCACTCGCCGTTTTCGATAGCTTTGGCGTACGCAGGGTCGCGCAACGCTTATCTAGTCGCAAACACTTTGACGTTTCTCAGCACACTCGCCTGCTGTCTCGTGTTGGTGCCTACCTTTGGACTCGTCGGTGCCGCCTGGTCTCTGTGCATCGGTGTGCTCGTCTTGGTATCTTATTCGTTTCTAGCATACCGATCTCTACTGCGATCATTTGAAGGAGGCCGAGCGTGA
- a CDS encoding NAD-dependent epimerase/dehydratase family protein, protein MDGALVKRALVTGATGFLGQRLARRLRESGWNVWAFVREDVGQVHQALERDGIRLAVGNHRTLLQSVRPDIVFHLATLFIAEHTSEQVEALVDANIKFGAQLLEAMREADVERLVTAASFWQFDEHGDVLPLNLYAATKQAFDVLVRYYEDAYDLRSTTLVLYDTYGEGDARRKLLRLLRDALHSGETLRMSPGQQQIDLVHADDVARAFVLAADGLLDGSLPSGHHFVVSSGAPMTVQSLVAEVRRVTGKDLKVEWGARPYRHRERMKLWQGGERLPVWHPSVSLSEGLRRYLLEEHDK, encoded by the coding sequence ATGGACGGCGCCCTCGTGAAGCGTGCCCTTGTGACCGGTGCTACTGGCTTTCTTGGGCAGCGGCTCGCAAGAAGGCTACGGGAGTCCGGATGGAATGTATGGGCCTTTGTGCGCGAAGACGTGGGTCAAGTGCATCAAGCGCTCGAACGAGACGGCATTCGGCTGGCCGTCGGCAATCACCGTACACTACTCCAGTCTGTGCGGCCCGACATCGTGTTTCACCTTGCCACGCTGTTTATCGCCGAGCACACTTCCGAACAAGTCGAAGCGCTCGTTGACGCCAACATAAAGTTTGGCGCGCAGCTGCTGGAGGCGATGAGGGAAGCTGACGTAGAACGGCTCGTAACTGCCGCTTCCTTTTGGCAATTCGACGAGCACGGCGACGTTCTCCCGCTCAACCTTTACGCGGCTACCAAGCAAGCCTTCGACGTCCTTGTTCGCTACTATGAGGATGCCTACGACTTGCGTTCGACTACGCTCGTACTGTACGACACGTACGGTGAAGGCGATGCTCGTCGCAAGCTTCTCCGCTTGTTGCGCGACGCCTTACACTCGGGTGAGACGCTGCGCATGTCGCCCGGCCAGCAGCAAATTGACCTTGTGCACGCAGACGACGTCGCTCGAGCGTTCGTGCTCGCAGCTGACGGTCTTCTCGATGGTTCCTTGCCTTCGGGGCATCACTTCGTCGTGTCCAGCGGCGCTCCCATGACGGTCCAGTCCTTAGTGGCTGAGGTACGGCGCGTCACTGGCAAGGACTTGAAGGTGGAGTGGGGAGCACGACCTTACCGTCATCGCGAGCGGATGAAGTTGTGGCAGGGAGGAGAGCGCCTTCCGGTTTGGCACCCATCGGTCAGCTTGTCAGAGGGATTGCGGCGCTATTTGCTGGAAGAGCATGACAAATGA
- the wbaP gene encoding undecaprenyl-phosphate galactose phosphotransferase WbaP, whose protein sequence is MRNTLPSASSAYPAGSERKVGLSALHTATQGAVFAVIDFLVAWGCWEATLAILHAVGSTPPSRAYVLVWIALWLALRAYQGSYPGLGRSPQTELRLHTVSTFYTILAQLAVTFAVHALDKSRLGIGLLWLLILLFGLPARALTRSFLIRFGWFGRPVSIIGAGKTGAATVRHLLAQPQYGLNPTAVYDDNEDLVGAALHGVPIVGTIQDAVERPQAVHAIISIPGARADVQRVLVNSIYEQYPVTWVTPDLPGVPNQALLPHSIGVNAALEIRNNLRSVRSRFIKRTIDLFAAFVGGVLISPILLLIALAITLDSPGPIVYRARRLGRGGREFACLKFRTMHRDADAKLQALLRVHPELREEFEATHKLRVDPRVTRVGTWLRRTSLDELPQLLNVLRGEMSLVGPRPIVEAETSKYGSIFGEYCRVMPGMTGYWQVNGRSDTTYEERVAMDNFYITNWSPWLDLVILMQTVHVVFKGRGAY, encoded by the coding sequence GTGAGAAACACCCTTCCCTCGGCTTCGAGCGCTTATCCGGCGGGGTCGGAACGCAAGGTCGGGTTATCCGCGTTGCACACCGCGACCCAAGGAGCGGTGTTCGCCGTAATCGACTTCTTGGTGGCCTGGGGCTGCTGGGAAGCGACGCTCGCCATCCTACACGCGGTGGGGAGCACGCCTCCGTCACGCGCCTACGTGCTGGTGTGGATCGCCTTGTGGCTGGCGCTGCGCGCTTATCAAGGATCGTACCCGGGTCTGGGACGCTCTCCTCAAACGGAATTACGTCTTCACACCGTCTCCACCTTCTACACCATCTTGGCGCAACTCGCCGTGACCTTCGCCGTTCACGCGCTCGACAAAAGCCGCCTCGGCATTGGCCTTCTGTGGCTCCTGATCCTGCTCTTCGGCTTGCCTGCCCGCGCACTCACCCGCTCGTTTCTCATCCGCTTCGGTTGGTTCGGCCGCCCCGTCAGCATCATCGGCGCGGGAAAGACAGGCGCCGCCACCGTTCGGCACCTGCTCGCCCAGCCGCAGTACGGCCTCAATCCCACCGCTGTCTACGACGACAACGAGGACTTGGTGGGCGCGGCCCTCCACGGCGTGCCCATCGTCGGCACGATTCAAGATGCCGTCGAGCGTCCGCAAGCCGTTCACGCGATCATCAGCATCCCTGGCGCCCGCGCCGACGTGCAACGCGTTCTCGTGAACAGCATCTACGAGCAGTACCCTGTCACTTGGGTCACGCCCGACTTGCCCGGCGTGCCGAATCAAGCGCTGCTGCCGCACAGTATCGGCGTGAACGCCGCTCTGGAGATTCGCAACAACCTCCGCAGCGTGCGCTCGCGCTTCATCAAGCGCACCATCGACTTGTTCGCGGCGTTCGTCGGCGGTGTCCTGATCAGCCCGATCCTGCTGCTCATCGCGCTCGCCATCACACTCGACAGTCCCGGCCCCATCGTTTACCGAGCGCGGCGTCTCGGACGAGGCGGGCGGGAATTCGCGTGCCTGAAGTTTCGAACGATGCACCGCGACGCCGACGCCAAACTGCAAGCCTTGCTGCGCGTCCACCCCGAACTGCGCGAAGAGTTCGAAGCGACTCACAAGCTGCGCGTCGATCCGCGGGTCACGCGCGTCGGCACTTGGCTGCGCCGCACGAGCCTCGACGAGTTGCCGCAACTCCTCAACGTGCTGCGCGGCGAGATGAGTCTTGTGGGGCCTCGGCCCATCGTGGAGGCGGAGACTTCGAAGTACGGAAGCATTTTCGGCGAGTACTGCCGCGTCATGCCGGGCATGACGGGCTACTGGCAAGTGAATGGCCGGAGCGACACGACATACGAGGAACGAGTGGCCATGGACAACTTCTACATCACGAACTGGTCGCCGTGGCTGGACCTCGTGATCTTGATGCAGACTGTGCACGTGGTATTCAAAGGGCGCGGAGCGTACTGA
- the mqnB gene encoding futalosine hydrolase → MRAIVVVASELEARRLSNLDLTLYVSGIGSVNAALATMRAIEREHPDLVVSTGIGGAYPSSGLQPGDVAISSEIVYGALGAMDGARFLDLAELGFPLVGEMHNRLPVWQGAASWASRANAAFGPLLTLETVTGDDEIALVLERRFPGALTEGMEGAGVAHAALLAGVAAVEVRGVSNMVGRRDRSSWRLPEALDAVKGTLARLDR, encoded by the coding sequence GTGCGCGCGATCGTCGTCGTCGCGAGCGAGTTGGAGGCGAGGCGCCTCTCGAACCTCGACCTCACCCTCTACGTCAGTGGCATCGGTTCCGTGAACGCGGCCCTCGCGACGATGCGTGCGATCGAGCGCGAACATCCGGACCTCGTGGTGAGCACTGGAATCGGCGGCGCGTATCCCTCCTCGGGCTTGCAACCCGGAGACGTCGCGATTTCGAGCGAAATCGTGTACGGCGCGCTCGGCGCGATGGACGGCGCCCGATTCCTCGACCTCGCCGAACTCGGGTTCCCGCTCGTCGGCGAGATGCACAACCGCTTGCCCGTTTGGCAAGGCGCGGCGAGCTGGGCGAGCCGCGCGAACGCTGCCTTCGGGCCTCTGCTCACCCTCGAAACCGTCACGGGCGACGACGAGATCGCCCTCGTCCTCGAACGGCGCTTTCCCGGCGCCCTCACCGAGGGCATGGAAGGCGCGGGCGTCGCGCACGCCGCCTTGCTGGCAGGCGTAGCGGCGGTCGAAGTGCGCGGCGTGTCGAACATGGTGGGTCGCCGCGACCGCTCGTCCTGGCGACTGCCGGAAGCGCTGGACGCCGTGAAAGGCACGCTCGCCCGGCTCGACCGTTGA
- the rfbC gene encoding dTDP-4-dehydrorhamnose 3,5-epimerase has product MEFIPTPLPGCWILKPKVVADERGRFVKTYVEKALASHGLATHFPEEFYSVSRKGVVRGLHFQRPPHEHAKLVYCSAGRVLDVVVDLRSGSPTYGKAHGVELSASEATMLYVPIGFAHGFFALEDATMHYKVTSVHAPTHDDGILWTSINFKWPVRDAIVSARDRCLAPLDELKSIFSWTAPS; this is encoded by the coding sequence ATGGAATTCATACCGACGCCCCTGCCCGGCTGCTGGATTTTGAAGCCCAAGGTGGTTGCCGACGAGCGGGGCCGCTTCGTGAAAACGTACGTCGAGAAGGCTCTCGCCTCACACGGCCTGGCAACCCACTTTCCCGAGGAGTTTTACTCTGTTTCCCGAAAAGGCGTGGTGCGGGGCTTGCACTTTCAGCGTCCGCCGCATGAGCATGCCAAACTCGTGTACTGCAGCGCGGGACGCGTACTTGACGTCGTGGTGGACTTGCGCTCGGGCTCTCCGACGTATGGAAAGGCGCACGGAGTGGAGCTAAGCGCTTCCGAGGCGACGATGTTGTACGTGCCAATTGGCTTTGCACACGGCTTTTTCGCACTGGAGGACGCAACTATGCACTACAAGGTGACCAGCGTTCACGCGCCAACGCATGATGATGGCATTCTGTGGACTTCGATCAACTTTAAATGGCCTGTGCGTGACGCAATCGTGTCGGCACGAGATCGTTGCTTAGCTCCCCTTGACGAACTCAAGTCGATTTTTTCATGGACGGCGCCCTCGTGA